The following DNA comes from Sphingomonas flavescens.
GGCCACTCGACTCGAAGGTCCCGCCGATCACCGTCCAGGTCGTGTCGCTCGATTGGAAATGGCTCTTCATCTACCCGGACCAAGGCGTTGCGACGGTCAATAAGCTCGTCATTCCGGCCGGCACGCCGGTCAATTTCCAGCTGACCTCGGCGACGGTCTGGAACACCTTCTTCGTCCCGCAGATGGGCAGCATGATCTACACCATGCCCAATATGACCACGCGCCTGAACCTGCAGGCGGACCGCGTGGGCGTTTTCGAAGGACGCTCCGCGCATTTCAGCGGCGACGGTTTCCCGGGCATGGAGTTCAACGTCTACTCGATGCCGCCGCAGCAATTCGCGGCGTGGGCGCAATCGGCGCGGTCGGGTGCCGCACTCGACGCGAAGACCTATCAAGCGCTCGAACGTCCGAGCAGCTACGTCAGACCGATGACCTTCGGCGCGGTCCAACCCGGATTGTTCGACGCGATCGCGATGGGAAATCACGCGCAGTCGGCCCAGCAACAGCGACCGCACAACCTGCCGTCGCCGGGGGCATCGACGGCGCAACCCGAGAGCCCGATCGAAGGGCCGTCACCCAAGAACCAGCCCGCCGCCAAGTCCGTGCCGGCGTCCGGAGTGCCTGAATGAGCCCGATCTTTGGCAAACTGACGTGGGAGGCGATCCCGTTCCAGGAGCCGATCCCGCTGATCACGTCGATCGTGGTGCTCATCGGGGTGGCGGCGATTGGCGCCTGGATCACAAAGATCAAGGCGTGGCCGTTTCTGTGGAACGAGTACATCACGTCGACCGATCACAAGAAGATCGGCATCATGTACATCGTGCTCGGACTGGTGATGCTGGTCCGCGGCTTTGCCGATGCGATCATGATGCGCGCGCACCAGTTCCTCGCCGTTGGCGAAGGGCAGGGGTATCTGACCCCAGAACATTACAATCAGATTTTCTCCGCCCACGGCGTGATCATGATCTTCTTCGTCGCCATGCCGCTGGTGATCGGATTCATGAACTTCGTGGTGCCGCTGCAACTCGGCGTTCGCGACGTTGCCTTCCCGACTCTGAACAACGTTAGCTTTTGGCTGAGCGCGTCGGGCGCGCTGCTGATCAACATCAGCCTGTTCGTCGGTGAATTCGCGCGCACCGGCTGGCTCGCCTTTCCGCCGCTTAGCGAGAAGGCGTTCTCGCCCGGCGTCGGCGTCGATTATTACCTGGTGGCGCTGCAAATATCCGGCGTCGGGACGACGCTGACCGCGGTCAATTTTGTCACGACGATTCTCAAGATCCGCGCGCCCGGCATGAGCTATTTCCGCATGCCGGTATTTTGCTGGACCAGCCTCGCGTCGAGCCTGCTGATGCTCGCCGCATTCCCGGTGCTGACCGCCACGCTCGCGCTGCTGATGCTCGACCGGTATCTCGGCTTCCACTTCTTCACCAATGATGGTGGCGGCAACTCGATGCTTTACATGAACCTGATTTGGGTTTGGGGGCATCCGGAGGTCTACATCCTCGTCCTGCCCGCGTTCGGCATCTATTCCGAGATCGCGGCGACCTTCTCCGGCAAGCCGTTGTTCGGTTACCGCTCGATGGTCTTTGCGACGCTGGTGATCTGCATCCTCTCGTTCACGGTGTGGTTGCACCACTTCTTCACCATGGGCGCGGGTGCGAACGTCAATGCGATCTTCGGCATTGCCTCGATGCTGATCGGGATCCCGACCGGCGTGAAGATCTTCAACTGGCTGTTCACCATGTACGGCGGCCGCGTGCGCTTCAGCGTGCCGATGCATTACCTCATCGGCTTCATGCTGCTGTTCGTCGGCGGCGGCCTGACCGGTGTGCTGCTGGCGATGCCGCCGGTCGATTTCGTCGTGCACAACAGCCTGTTCCTGGTGGCGCACTTCCACCACGTCATCATCCCGGGCGTCGTCTTCGCGATGTTTGCCGGCTACACCTACTGGTTCCCCAAGGCGTTCGGCTTCACGCTCGACGAGCGTAGCGGTAAGGCTGCCTTCTGGTGCTGGTTCATTGGCTTCAATCTCGCGTTCATGCCCAGCTATCTGCTGGGCTTCTGGGGCGGGACGCGGCGCATGCAGCACATTTCCGACCCGACTTGGAAGCCATGGCTTGGCCTGGAGCTGATCGGCGCCTTCTTCATCGCGGCGGGGATCGCGTTGCTGGCCTTCCAGCTAATCTATTCGATCCGCACGCGCGACAAGCGCCGCGACATAACCGGCGACCCGTGGGACGGCCGCACGCTGGAATGGCTGACCTTGTCGCCGCCGCCGCACTACAATTTCGCGGTCCTCCCGGACGTCCACGGCGAAGAGGCCTATTGGCATCGCAAGAAGCTGGCGATCGAGCGCGCGACCCTAATCCCCGAGCCGGCTTACCAGCCGATCGAGATGCCGCTGGCGACGCCGACCGGCGTGGTCGTCGCGTTCTTCGCGACCGTCTGCGGGTTCGCGGTCATCTGGTACATCTGGTGGCTCGCGATACTCGGTCTGGTCGGCGCCTTTGCGGTGATGGTCTGGTACGCCTGGCAAGATGAGCATGAGCACATCATTCCGGTGGAAGAGGTCATCAAGAACTCGCGCGAGCGGCGCCGAATCCGTCAGCAGAACCTCCAGAACCTGAGCCAATCCGTATGAACGTTGACACGTCCAACGTCAGCCTGACGCACTACGGATCGGAGGATACGGGGCTCGGGCATCGCGGCCCCGAGTCCAAGAGCATCGTCGTGCCTTACGGCTTCTGGCTCTTCGTCCTGTCGGACATGGTGCTCTTCTCCGCCCTGTTCGCAACCTATGCCTCGTTGGTGAATGCCACCGATGGCGGGCCAACGGCGATCCAGTTGTTCGACCGTGGACTGGTAGCCGTCGAAACGATGGCGCTGCTGTTCTCCAGCTTCACCTGCGGTCTTGCCATCATCGCCGCCAAGCGCGGATCGATGAACTGGACGCAGATCTGGCTGGCGGTCACGGGCGTTCTGGGCTTCGTCTTCCTGTGCATCGAGCTCTACGAGTTTACGCACATGATCGGCGAGGGCGCGCCGCCGCAGCGCAGCGCGTTCCTGTCGAGCTTCTTCACCCTCGTCGGCACGCACGGCCTCCACGTCTTTGCTGGCCTGCTGTGGCTCGGCACGATGATGGCCCAGATCTATGCCAAGGGCTTTCGCCAGCACATCATGCGGCGGCTGCTGTGCTTCAGCATCTTCTGGCATGCCCTCGACATCATCTGGGTGGCCATCTTCACCATCGTCTATCTGATTGGCACGCTGCCATGAGCGAACACGAACATCAGGAACTGCACGACGTCCCCCCGGGCGAGCCGCACGACAATATCGTCAGCGAGACAGGGGCGTACGTCATTGGCCTGGGGCTGGCGCTACTTCTTACCGCGATCTCCTTCTGGGTCGCGTCGACGTCCTCGATCTGGGGTCCAGGCGTTGCGGTCGGCCTTGTCGTGCTCGCCATCGCGCAGATGGGCGTGCACCTGGTGTTCTTCCTTCACATCACCAGCGGCCCGGACAACACGAACAACGTGCTTGCGCTCGCCTTCGGCGTGCTAATCGTATTCCTGGTGATGATCGGAACGATCTGGATCATGTCGCACCTTGCGGCGAACATGGGCCCGACGCCGGAGATGATGAATCTCCAGATGCAGAAGGGTTAAAGACCGAAGCGGCTTAGAGGCAGGCTTCCAGGTAGGGCTGGTCGAAGCCGAACTGCTTGGCCTTTTCCAACGTATAAGGACGAAGACCCATCGAGCGGTATTCGCCGATGATCTTGCCGTCGGCCGTCTCGTCCAGATACTCGAACTTGAACAGCTCCTGGGTGACGATGACGTCGCCTTCCATGCCGATCACTTCGGTGATGTTGGTCGTGCGACGCGAACCATCGCGTAGACGCTTCACCTGCACGATGAGATCGACCGAGTCGGCGATCTGGCGTGAGATGGCTTCCTTCGGCACCTTGATGTCCGACATCATCACCATGTTCTCCATACGCGCGAGACATTCGCGCGGGGAGTTGGAGTGGAGCGTCGCCATCGAGCCGTCGTGACCGGTGTTCATGGCCGCGAGCAAGTCGAAGCACTCCGGTCCACGAATTTCGCCCAGGATGATGCGGTCAGGGCGCATACGCAGTGCGTTGATGACGAGGTCGCGAATGGTGATTGCGCCCTGGCCCTCGAGGTTCGGCGGCCGCGTTTCGAGCGGCAGCCAGTGCGGCTGCTGCAGCCGAAGCTCGGCCGCGTCTTCGATGGTGATCACGCGCTCGCCCGGGTCGATCATCTTTGACAAGGCGTTGAGCATCGTCGTCTTACCCGAGCCGGTACCGCCCGAGATGACCACGTTCATGCGGGTCGCCCCGGCGATCTTCAGCACGGTCGCCATCTTTTCGGACATCGACCCGAAGCCGCGCATCATGTCGAGCGTGATCGGCTTCTCGGAGAACTTACGGATGGAGATGGCGGTCCCGCGCAGCGAGAGCGGCGGGATAATGACGTTAACGCGGCTGCCGTCCTGAAGACGGGCGTCGCAAAGCGGGGAGGTCTGGTCGATGCGACGGCCGACCTTGTTCACGATGCGCTGGGCGATCTGGAACAGATGCTCCTCGTCGCGGAATTGGATCTGCGCGATCTCGAGCTTGCCCTTGCGCTCGACGTAGGTTTGCTCGGGGCCGTTGACCATGATGTCGCTGACGGCCGGGTCGGCCAGCAGTTCTTCGAGCGGGCCCAGGCCGAGCAATTCGTCGACCAGCACCTTTTCCAGCGCGAACTGCTCGCGGCGGTTCAGAGTGATCTTCAGCTCGGCGAGGACTTCGGAAATTATTGGGCGGAATTCCTCGGCAAGCTCATCCTTGTTGAGCGTCGCCGCGGCTTCCGGATCGACCCGCTCGAGCAGACGCGGGAGCACCTGTTCCTTGATGCGGTGCACCGAGGCTTCGAAGCCTTCGACCTTGCTGCTGCCCTGTTCGCCGCTGGCGTTCTGGCGCGAGTTGAGGCGGTCCATGGCGCCGCCGAGGGAGGGCGACGATTCGGCGACGGGCGCCTCGGGTTGCGCGAGCTCGTCGATCGGCGGGAATTGCTCACCCCCGCCAACACCCGCTCCACCCTTCATGGGCTTGGCGACGCCGAAATTGGGGCGAGGACCGCTCACACCCCCACGCTTGCCGAATGCGCTCATGCTTGTTGCCACTCGCTAAACTTGAGTTCCGCGAGGATCATTAACGCCAGATGCCTAAGGAAAGACTAACCGTGCGCCTCAGCGTCCGCGAACGCAGTCGCTGCCAGGAGCCTCGAGCGCCGAGCGTTGCTCATAAACGAGGAAGCCCATACGGCTGACCAGCGCGTAGTGAGTCAGCAAGTGTACGAAAGCCGGATCACGCATGAAGTAAGCCAGCGGCTCCGGCTGTGCGACGATGCGGCGCGGTGGAAGGCAGCGGAAATCCGCAACGGTCTGCGCGGTCACTCGTCGTCCAAGCTCGATGAGCGCCGGGTCGGGCTGTTCCGCCTTCTCGTTGAGCAGGAGCGCTCTCAGCATCCAGAAGCCATTATAGCGCGACGGATAGCGCCAGCCGTGTTGCAGGGTGATCGACCAGGCAATGGCCGTGTCTTCTGAAATGAAGGCAACGGGAACGCCCGCCGGCAAGCCCGCAACCGCCTGATTCAGATCGCGGCTGGGCAGGCTGGGGTTAGCGGCCTCGCCCGCTGACAGCGAGAGTGGCAGGCACAACAGGGCGGGAGCCCCGAGCCGAAGCAGCCGCAACTTCTCTGTGGAATAGGCCAGTACGCTGGCGAGCGCGATTGCGCTGCAGCCGAGCATCGGGATCGCGTGATAGGTCCAGCCCTTGAACTGGATGAAATAGGCGGCGGCGAAGCCGATGGAGGCAATTAGCAGTGCTTGGACCAAAGGGATGCCTCTGACCGCTTTTTGCGCCGCAAGCAGGACCGCGATTAGGACCAGTCCGACCGCCGCGAAGGGACCGAGAAGATACAGGAAGCCGGGCGCCGAGAAGATGCCGTAGGCCTGGCCCAGCAATGGAACGATGAGTTCGACATAGTCACGCTCGGCAAAGATTGCCGCGGCGTAGACCAATCCTACGCCGGCAATCGCCACGGTTTCGGGCCGCAACGGCCGCCAACGACGCAGCGAGGATGCCAGTAACCATGCTTCGAGCAAGACCGGCACGATCAGGAAATAGTGCTTGAGCGCGAAGCCCAGCCCGGCACCGATCCCGACCGCAACCGCCAGTATCGCCGAGACGGGCCGGGAATCGCGCCGTGCGGCAATCAAGGCCGCATAGGGCAGTGTCGCGATCATGACGATCTGCTCGCGCTGGCCGACGTGGGCCCAAGGCATCGCAAACACCGTGGCGGCTGCATAGGACAACAGTAGGCTGCGGCGCCCGGCGTCGAGCTCAGGGAGAAGGCGGTCAGTAGCCGCCAGCGAAAGCGCCACGGTGCCGCCGATGGCGACTATCAAGACGGATTCGATTCTAAGGCTCAGCAGGGTGGCTACGCGTTCGATGGGGAGCGCCATCCAGAACCAGAGTGGGGGATTGGTCTCGACGATGTCGCGGTAAAGGTCCGCGCCCGCCTGAATCCGCCCGGCGATCCAGAGTTGCCAGGCCACGTCGGAATCTACCGTACCGCTCAGTCGGGCAATCGTCAGGAGAGCGAGAATTCCCAGTGCAATCTGCAGTGGACGCGTGTCATCAACCCGTTTGGACGGCTCAACACTGTCTGCAGCGACGATTGGCGAAACGAAGGACATCCGTCGCCACCTTTAGCGGCGGATGGTAAATGCGGCGCTAAGCGGCTGCGGCGGTTCCCGCGCTCTCGGCGAGCACGGTTAGTCCCTTGTCGCTGACCTCAGCAAAGCCGCCGGTGACTTCGATCCGCTCGGGCTGGCCGCCCTGGCTGCGGTAGACAGCGATGGCGCCGTTGCGGAGCGTGGTCATGTAGGGCGCGTGACCGGCCATGATGCCGCTTTCGCCCTCGGTGCCCGGAACGACGACCATGTAGACGTCGTCGGACATCACCAGCCGGTCCGGCGTGACGAGCTCAAAATGCAGATCGGCCATTATTCCTTGCCTTCAAGAGTCGATGCGATTTGGGCGTCGAATGCGCGGGTGGCCGCGTCGAATTTGTCGCGGCACCCCGGGTTGCAGAAGCCGACGACCTTGCCGCGATATTGCGTCAGGCTGTCCACGCTGACCGGCTTGCCGGACCAGGGACAGACGTGGTTGACGCAGTCATCGAGGCTGGGCGCGCCGGCCAGGGCTTAAGCGTCCTGCGCCAGCTTCTCGGCCTTGGCGACCGCTTCCTCGATGCCGCCGACCATGTAGAAGGCAGCCTCCGGAAGATGGTCGTACTCGCCGTTCACCACCGCCTTGAACGAGCGGACGGTGTCTTCGACCTGGACGAACTTGCCCGGGATGCCGGTGAAGACTTCGGCGACGTGGAACGGCTGCGACAGGAAGCGCTGGATCTTGCGGGCGCGGCTGACGACCAGCTTATCCTCTTCGGAAAGCTCGTCCATGCCGAGGATCGCGATGATGTCCTGCAGCGACTTGTACTTCTGCAGCGTCTCCTGGACGGCGCGAGCCACTTCGTAATGCTCCTGGCCGACGACGGCCGGAGTCAGAACGCGGCTGACGGAGTCGAGCGGGTCGACCGCCGGGTAGATGCCCAGCTCCGAAATCGCGCGGCTCAGCGTGGTCGTTGCGTCCAAGTGGGCGAACGAGGTCGCCGGCGCCGGGTCGGTCAAGTCGTCGGCCGGCACGTAAATGGCCTGCACCGAAGTGATCGAGCCCTTGTTGGTCGAGGTGATGCGCTCCTGCAGCGCGCCCATGTCGGTCGACAGGGTCGGCTGATAGCCCACGGCCGAAGGAATACGGCCGAGCAGCGCCGAAACTTCCGAACCCGCCTGTGTGAAGCGGAAGATGTTGTCGACGAAGAAGAGCACGTCCTGGCCTTCCTGGTCGCGGAAATATTCCGCCTGGGTCAGGCCCGAGAGAGCAACGCGGGCGCGGGCTCCCGGCGGCTCGTTCATCTGGCCGAACACGAGGGCGACCTTGGAGCCTTCGGGCGTCGGATTGCCATCGGCGTCCTTGGCGATAACGCCCGCGTCGAGGAACTCGTGGTAGAGGTCGTTACCCTCGCGGGTCCGCTCGCCGACGCCGGCGAACACCGACACGCCGCCGTGACCCTTGGCGATGTTGTTGATCAGTTCCTGGATCAGCACGGTCTTGCCGACGCCCGCGCCGCCAAACAGGCCGATCTTGCCGCCCTTCGCATAGGGGGCAAGGAGGTCGATAACCTTGATGCCGGTGACGAGGATGGCGGCTTCGGTCGACTGGTCGACGAAGGCCGGCGCCTCGGCGTGGATCGGGGCCGAGAGGTCGCTGCCGATCGGACCGCGCTCGTCGATCGGCTCACCGATGACATTCATGATGCGGCCGAGCGTCTTCGGGCCGACCGGCACGCGGATCTGCGAGCCCGTCGCGCTGACGGTCTGGCCGCGGGTCAGGCCGTCGGTCGAGTCCATCGCGATGGTACGGACGACGTTCTCACCGAGGTGCTGGGCGACTTCGAGGACCAGGCGATTGCCGCCGTTGTCGGTCTCCAGCGCCGACAGGATCGGCGGCAGGTCGCCTTCGAACATCACGTCGACGACGGCGCCGATGACCTGGCTGACGCGGCCGGTCAGGTTGCTGGTCGTCGCCGGCGCCTGCGTATCGGCGGGCGCAGCCTTCTTGGTGCGGGTCTTGGCGGGAGCGGCGGTGGCCATTGCTGTTTCCTTGCCTTCTAGCTTCGTTAGAGCGCTTCGGCGCCCGAGATGATTTCGACGAGTTCGGTGGTGATCGCGGCTTGGCGCTGACGATTGTACTGGATCGACAGGCGGTTGATCATGTCACCGGCGTTGCGGGTCGCATTGTCCATGGCGGTCATCTGCGAGCCGTAGAAGCCGGCCTGGTTTTCGAGCAGCGCGCGATAGATCTGGATCGCAATGTTGCGCGGCAGCAGGTCGGCGAGGATTTCCTCTTCGTCCGGCTCGTACTCGACCGCCGCTGGCGGACCACTCCTGGCAGTCGCCTCGGTATCGTTGGCAGCGCCCGCCTGGACCGGGATGATCTGGTCGATCGTCGGTTCCTGCACCAGCGTCGAACGGAAGTTCGCATAGGCGAGGTGAACCACGTCGATGCCGTCCGTCATGTAGCGGTCGACCAGGTCCTTCGCGATCGCCTGCGCGTTCGCATAGGTCGGCGCCTTCATCTCGCTCGTGTCGTACTGCGCGATGATGCCTTTGGGGTAGAAGCGCTGGATCACCGGGCGACCCTTGCGGCCGACGATGTAGAACAGGACTGTCCTGCCCTGCGCGGTCAGTTCTTCGGCCTTGCGTCGCGCGGCGCGGACAACGTTGCTGCTGAACGCGCCGGCAAGACCGCGGTCGGCGGTTGCCAGCACGATCAGGTGCGTGTCGTCCTTGCCGGTGCCGGCAAGCAGCTTGGGCGCCTGCGGACCCGCCGTCACCCGCGAAGCGAGCGACTGGACGACGTCCGTCATCCGCGACGAATAGGGACGGCCCGCCTCCGCGCTCTGCTGCGCACGGCGCAGCTTCGCCGCGGCGACCATCTTCATCGCCTTGGTGATCTTCTGCGTCGACTTAACCGAGCCGATGCGAAGCTTGAGGGCCTTCAGCGAAGCCATTTACGCAAACTGCTTCCCGAACTCGCCGAGCGCATCCTTGAGCGCGGCGGCGGTGTCATCGTCGAGCGTCTTGGTGTCGCGGATCTTGGCCAGCACGTCGGCCTTCTCCGAACGGAGGTAGCTCAGCATCGCAGCTTCGTAGCGAACGACATCCTTGGTATCGACGGCGTCGAGGAAGCCCTGCGTACCGGCATAGATCGAGGCGACCTGCTCTTCGACCGGCATCGGCTGATACTGCGGCTGCTTCAGCAATTCCGTCAGTCGCGCACCGCGGGCGAGCAGCTTCTGCGTCGAAGCATCGAGGTCCGAA
Coding sequences within:
- a CDS encoding ATP synthase F1 subunit epsilon, translating into MADLHFELVTPDRLVMSDDVYMVVVPGTEGESGIMAGHAPYMTTLRNGAIAVYRSQGGQPERIEVTGGFAEVSDKGLTVLAESAGTAAAA
- the atpD gene encoding F0F1 ATP synthase subunit beta, whose translation is MATAAPAKTRTKKAAPADTQAPATTSNLTGRVSQVIGAVVDVMFEGDLPPILSALETDNGGNRLVLEVAQHLGENVVRTIAMDSTDGLTRGQTVSATGSQIRVPVGPKTLGRIMNVIGEPIDERGPIGSDLSAPIHAEAPAFVDQSTEAAILVTGIKVIDLLAPYAKGGKIGLFGGAGVGKTVLIQELINNIAKGHGGVSVFAGVGERTREGNDLYHEFLDAGVIAKDADGNPTPEGSKVALVFGQMNEPPGARARVALSGLTQAEYFRDQEGQDVLFFVDNIFRFTQAGSEVSALLGRIPSAVGYQPTLSTDMGALQERITSTNKGSITSVQAIYVPADDLTDPAPATSFAHLDATTTLSRAISELGIYPAVDPLDSVSRVLTPAVVGQEHYEVARAVQETLQKYKSLQDIIAILGMDELSEEDKLVVSRARKIQRFLSQPFHVAEVFTGIPGKFVQVEDTVRSFKAVVNGEYDHLPEAAFYMVGGIEEAVAKAEKLAQDA
- a CDS encoding CpaF family protein — its product is MSAFGKRGGVSGPRPNFGVAKPMKGGAGVGGGEQFPPIDELAQPEAPVAESSPSLGGAMDRLNSRQNASGEQGSSKVEGFEASVHRIKEQVLPRLLERVDPEAAATLNKDELAEEFRPIISEVLAELKITLNRREQFALEKVLVDELLGLGPLEELLADPAVSDIMVNGPEQTYVERKGKLEIAQIQFRDEEHLFQIAQRIVNKVGRRIDQTSPLCDARLQDGSRVNVIIPPLSLRGTAISIRKFSEKPITLDMMRGFGSMSEKMATVLKIAGATRMNVVISGGTGSGKTTMLNALSKMIDPGERVITIEDAAELRLQQPHWLPLETRPPNLEGQGAITIRDLVINALRMRPDRIILGEIRGPECFDLLAAMNTGHDGSMATLHSNSPRECLARMENMVMMSDIKVPKEAISRQIADSVDLIVQVKRLRDGSRRTTNITEVIGMEGDVIVTQELFKFEYLDETADGKIIGEYRSMGLRPYTLEKAKQFGFDQPYLEACL
- the cyoB gene encoding cytochrome o ubiquinol oxidase subunit I, with protein sequence MSPIFGKLTWEAIPFQEPIPLITSIVVLIGVAAIGAWITKIKAWPFLWNEYITSTDHKKIGIMYIVLGLVMLVRGFADAIMMRAHQFLAVGEGQGYLTPEHYNQIFSAHGVIMIFFVAMPLVIGFMNFVVPLQLGVRDVAFPTLNNVSFWLSASGALLINISLFVGEFARTGWLAFPPLSEKAFSPGVGVDYYLVALQISGVGTTLTAVNFVTTILKIRAPGMSYFRMPVFCWTSLASSLLMLAAFPVLTATLALLMLDRYLGFHFFTNDGGGNSMLYMNLIWVWGHPEVYILVLPAFGIYSEIAATFSGKPLFGYRSMVFATLVICILSFTVWLHHFFTMGAGANVNAIFGIASMLIGIPTGVKIFNWLFTMYGGRVRFSVPMHYLIGFMLLFVGGGLTGVLLAMPPVDFVVHNSLFLVAHFHHVIIPGVVFAMFAGYTYWFPKAFGFTLDERSGKAAFWCWFIGFNLAFMPSYLLGFWGGTRRMQHISDPTWKPWLGLELIGAFFIAAGIALLAFQLIYSIRTRDKRRDITGDPWDGRTLEWLTLSPPPHYNFAVLPDVHGEEAYWHRKKLAIERATLIPEPAYQPIEMPLATPTGVVVAFFATVCGFAVIWYIWWLAILGLVGAFAVMVWYAWQDEHEHIIPVEEVIKNSRERRRIRQQNLQNLSQSV
- the cyoA gene encoding ubiquinol oxidase subunit II, with translation MSSSRYRFARILSVAGILVGTSGCNRGILDPVGPVAAAEKQILINSTAIMLAIIIPTMIATVAVAFWFRRGNKKAVYRPDWEYSGAIELVIWAIPVLTILLLGGITWIGSHQLDPRRPLDSKVPPITVQVVSLDWKWLFIYPDQGVATVNKLVIPAGTPVNFQLTSATVWNTFFVPQMGSMIYTMPNMTTRLNLQADRVGVFEGRSAHFSGDGFPGMEFNVYSMPPQQFAAWAQSARSGAALDAKTYQALERPSSYVRPMTFGAVQPGLFDAIAMGNHAQSAQQQRPHNLPSPGASTAQPESPIEGPSPKNQPAAKSVPASGVPE
- a CDS encoding F0F1 ATP synthase subunit gamma, with the protein product MASLKALKLRIGSVKSTQKITKAMKMVAAAKLRRAQQSAEAGRPYSSRMTDVVQSLASRVTAGPQAPKLLAGTGKDDTHLIVLATADRGLAGAFSSNVVRAARRKAEELTAQGRTVLFYIVGRKGRPVIQRFYPKGIIAQYDTSEMKAPTYANAQAIAKDLVDRYMTDGIDVVHLAYANFRSTLVQEPTIDQIIPVQAGAANDTEATARSGPPAAVEYEPDEEEILADLLPRNIAIQIYRALLENQAGFYGSQMTAMDNATRNAGDMINRLSIQYNRQRQAAITTELVEIISGAEAL
- the cyoD gene encoding cytochrome o ubiquinol oxidase subunit IV, which translates into the protein MSEHEHQELHDVPPGEPHDNIVSETGAYVIGLGLALLLTAISFWVASTSSIWGPGVAVGLVVLAIAQMGVHLVFFLHITSGPDNTNNVLALAFGVLIVFLVMIGTIWIMSHLAANMGPTPEMMNLQMQKG
- the cyoC gene encoding cytochrome o ubiquinol oxidase subunit III; this encodes MNVDTSNVSLTHYGSEDTGLGHRGPESKSIVVPYGFWLFVLSDMVLFSALFATYASLVNATDGGPTAIQLFDRGLVAVETMALLFSSFTCGLAIIAAKRGSMNWTQIWLAVTGVLGFVFLCIELYEFTHMIGEGAPPQRSAFLSSFFTLVGTHGLHVFAGLLWLGTMMAQIYAKGFRQHIMRRLLCFSIFWHALDIIWVAIFTIVYLIGTLP